The genomic segment AACCCAATGGGCGGTTTTCCGCTCTTCGGTCTGCACGCCACGCTGCAGGAGAACTTGCTGATCGGCCTGATTTTCACGGCCGTGTCGCTGGTCCGTAGCTACGTGCTGCGCCGCGCGTTCGAGGCCTTCCGTATTCGTCAGCTGTCCGGAAACTCCGGATAAAGATCGCCGCTGCTGATGTCGGCAACATAGCTGACATGGCTGAATTCACCGGGTGCATCAGCCAGGATGACTCCGCCGACTGACTGGATCGCAACGCCGTACCTGCGGGTGAGTGCCGTCAGTTCGGCGATGAACTGGTCGTAGTTGGCTTCGAGTTGTGGGGTGGTGGAGAGGGCGGCCACGTTGTGCTCCTCACGCCGCCAGAGACTCTTCGACGATCTCGCAGTGGATCACGAAGCCCGTCAGGTAAGGCAGGCCCTTGGGGATGCCGTACTGTTTGCTGGTTGTTCGACCAATCGTCCAGCCCATCCAACGCTGGGTGGCGGCTTTGATGGCGTCAGCCAAGGCGTCGCCGGCGTAGAGGCCGTTTTGCACGTCGTCAGCAAAGTGGCGCCCGTGGCGGCTGTCAAGAAAGGTGCGGACCGACTCGAGCGGCTGGCAGGTGGCGTCCGAGATCGCAGTCATGGCCAGCGGCCAGGCGGCTTCGGCCTGCTCGTTCATCGTGCCGTAAAAGCCCCAGGCGTTTATGCGGAGCACCGCATAAACACCTTTATGTGGAGCGAATTGTTATGCGGAGTCCGTGACAGCAGTGTCGCCGCTACAGCGTGCAGCCGATCGCGACACTCCGCATAACGTTTTAGCGCGAAACAGCTTGCAGCATTGCCATCAGCTTATCGGGGGCTCGGAATCGTCCGCGTTGCAACCCGGGTGGAGCACGGCTTGCCAGCGCTTCCAGTTTTTCCGTTGGATCAGCACGGAGATACATCTCGGTACTTTGCATGCTGGCATGTCCCAACCAGAGTGAGACCTTGCGAACATCACCCGTGGCCTGCAAGGTGTGCATGGCACATGTATGGCGCAGCACGTGCGGCGAGACCCGTTTTTCGGCGAGTAGTGGCTGTTGCTTTGCCGCATGAGAGACATGCTTGGCCAAGATGTACTCGAACCCGGATCTCGTCATGGCCCGTCCATTGGCGTTTAGGAACAATTCCGAATCGCCCGTCTGGCAGCGAACATTCAGCCAATCCTTGAGGACAGTGACGGTTTCCTTCCACAACGGCAGGACTCGCTCACGCCGACCCTTGCCCACGATGTGTATCGTCGCAGGCGTTCGCGGATCGAACTGATCGAGCCGAAGAGAAACCAGCTCTGCAACGCGCAGCCCACAGGCATAGGCCAGATGCAACATTGCCCGGTCTCGGATGCCAGATTGCGAATGCGGGTCGGGTGAGTCGAGCAAAGCCTTCAGTTCCTCTCGCGTCAGATAGTCGATCAGCGTTTGATCGGTCTTTTTCATCGGGATAGCGTGAATCTGCCGCGACTGGTCGAGATAGGCAGGAAGCCGGTATTCGAGGTAACGGAAGAACGATTTGATGGCGGCCAAACGCGCGTTTCTGGTGCGTGCGCAGTTGCCTCGCTTGGCCTCTATGTGCTCAAGAAACGTCATGATCATTGAAGCATCGATTTGATCAAGGGTCAGTTGTGACGGTTTGCATTTCAGCCTGCCGGCTGCGAATTCCACCAGCAGCTGGAAGCTATAGGCGTACGCTTCACAGGTGTGCTGGCTGGCATTGCGTTCCGCAGGAAGATGCTCCCGGAGGAAACCGCTGAGATGGGTGGCGAGATCGTTCATAGGTCTTGCTCCCTATGCAGAGTTTCTGCTGCTTCAGCAATTTGCCCAAGCAAGACCGGCGTTGCCTCAAGGTACCAGTAGGTGTCCGTTACTTTGGTGTGCCCAAGGTAGGTGCTCAATGCCGTCATATGGCGAGAAATGGCATTTCGGT from the Denitratisoma oestradiolicum genome contains:
- a CDS encoding tyrosine-type recombinase/integrase; its protein translation is MNDLATHLSGFLREHLPAERNASQHTCEAYAYSFQLLVEFAAGRLKCKPSQLTLDQIDASMIMTFLEHIEAKRGNCARTRNARLAAIKSFFRYLEYRLPAYLDQSRQIHAIPMKKTDQTLIDYLTREELKALLDSPDPHSQSGIRDRAMLHLAYACGLRVAELVSLRLDQFDPRTPATIHIVGKGRRERVLPLWKETVTVLKDWLNVRCQTGDSELFLNANGRAMTRSGFEYILAKHVSHAAKQQPLLAEKRVSPHVLRHTCAMHTLQATGDVRKVSLWLGHASMQSTEMYLRADPTEKLEALASRAPPGLQRGRFRAPDKLMAMLQAVSR